The sequence below is a genomic window from Sphingobium sp. EP60837.
CGCTTCCGGGCTGCGCAGGAAGCCGAAGCCGTCGGGCAACACCTCGATCGTGCCCTCGCCCATGATCTGCTCGCCATTTTCCGCTTCGGCCTTGAGGATCGCGAACAGCAGGTCCTGCTTACGCAAGGTCGATGCGCCTTCGACGCCCAACTCCTCCGCCATGGTGACAAGGTCGGCGGGTGATTTCTTCTTGAGGTCCTTAAGGTGCATTCGACTAAAGTCCGATGGAGAGAGATGAGGAAGGAAATTCGAAAATCGGGGAGAGCTGCCCGGTATGAAGAACACGGGAGACTCCGGCGCTGGACGGCCGGAAGAGATTGTTCGCGTTTAGCGACCAGCCTGCCCCCAAGTCAAGGCGCAGCAACGCCCCGCACGCAGGGAAAATGCGTGGTTGATGACCTTCGTCGGCAGAAGGTGCAGCAGTTGCGGCGATAGACCATGGCGACGCCTTCATGCTATGAAGGGCCATAACAGCCGGAGAGGTGAGGGCATGAGACATTTTCCTCTCGTCCCCGCAATTGCTGTCCTCATATTCAGCCTCCCTGCGGCGGCGCAGATGCCCCCTGCAACCGATCCCCCTGCGGTCGTGCGGACGCTGTCCACCGACGACGATCGTGTCTCCATCCCGATCCATATCAGCGGCAAGGGACCGTGGAACTTCATCGTGGATACCGGGTCGCAGCGCACCGTCATCTCCCGCGACCTTGCCGAACGGCTCGCCCTTCCCACGCGCCGCTCGGTGACGATCGTCAGCATGGCGGGTCGCAGCGAAACGCGCACCGTTGCTGTCCCGCAACTTGGCTATGGGGATGCGACGATCAACGACATCGAGGCCCCAGTGCTGGAAGCGAACCATCTGGGCGCAGCGGGGCTGCTTGGCCTCGACAGCCTGCATGCCAAGCGCCTGTTGCTGAATTTCCGCACCGGGCGCATGGAGATCGGCTCGAGCCGCCCGAAGTGGCGCGATCCCAACGCAATCATCGTCGAGGCGCGCCGCCGCAAAGGACAGTTGATCCTGCTCCATTCCGACGCGAACGGGCTTAAGGTCAACATCATCCTCGACACCGGCACGCATCTCAGCGTCGGCAATCTGGCGCTGCGAGACAAGCTCATCCGGAAAAAGCGCGCACCGCTGATGAGCACCGTCAGCCTGCTCAGCGTCACCGGCGAGACGTTGACCGGGCAACTGGGTCGCATCGGCCGCATCCGCATGGGTCCCATCGCCTTGACCGATCTGCCGGTCATGTTCGCCGATGCCCAGCCTTTCCGAGAACTCGGCCTGCAAGACAAGCCGACCCTGCTGCTCGGCATCCAGGCGCTCAAGATGTTCGACCGCGTCGCCATCGATTTCGGCCGCGGAAAGGTCGATTTCCTGATGCCCGACGCTGGTTCGCTCGATCGGCAGCGCTTCGCCGCAACCCCGCGCAAAGCCGGTTAGGGGATTAGTGGGGCGCGGACCGCTGCCGGTCGCGGCCCAGCACCTGGTCGATCCATTGCTGGTCCAGACGCGGCGGCATCGTGCGCGCTGCCGGAGCCTGCTCGATCGGTTGCTCATCCTGCTCCGGATCTTCCTGATCCTGCTGCTGGTCTTGGCTGATTGGCAGGCCGTTCTCATCGACCATCATGCCGCCACCGGTCCTATTGTCGGGCTGGCCATAATACGCTTCCTCGTCCGGCTCCAACTGCCATTCGGGCAGCGTCACCTGGGTCTCGAACTGCTCGACCGGGCGGCG
It includes:
- a CDS encoding retroviral-like aspartic protease family protein; the encoded protein is MRHFPLVPAIAVLIFSLPAAAQMPPATDPPAVVRTLSTDDDRVSIPIHISGKGPWNFIVDTGSQRTVISRDLAERLALPTRRSVTIVSMAGRSETRTVAVPQLGYGDATINDIEAPVLEANHLGAAGLLGLDSLHAKRLLLNFRTGRMEIGSSRPKWRDPNAIIVEARRRKGQLILLHSDANGLKVNIILDTGTHLSVGNLALRDKLIRKKRAPLMSTVSLLSVTGETLTGQLGRIGRIRMGPIALTDLPVMFADAQPFRELGLQDKPTLLLGIQALKMFDRVAIDFGRGKVDFLMPDAGSLDRQRFAATPRKAG